The following proteins are co-located in the Luteolibacter rhizosphaerae genome:
- a CDS encoding OmpA family protein yields the protein MSDLMAGLMIVFLFIAVSYMIEVRSGQAVAEKRADDLQVALTSVSEERQRSEDLNRQLEEQKGELLRTNEKIKEIAATYSEIQNSLYTDLQAEFRADLPRWNATLERDNTIRFNEPEVLFQTGQADIRPRFQTILKDFFPRYLKIIYKGQFRDEIDEIRIEGHTSSVWKDATSKQDRYLKNAQLSQSRALQVLDFCFGLDQSTDQRDLLIRDLRANGLSFARPIFNPQGKEEEDRSQRVEFRVVTKTRDRILKILEAGDEQPEK from the coding sequence GTGTCTGATCTCATGGCAGGTCTGATGATTGTGTTTCTCTTCATAGCGGTCAGCTATATGATCGAGGTTCGCTCTGGGCAGGCAGTGGCAGAGAAGAGAGCCGACGATCTCCAAGTCGCCCTAACCTCCGTGTCAGAAGAACGCCAGCGTTCTGAAGATCTGAACCGCCAGCTCGAAGAGCAAAAGGGCGAACTGCTCCGCACCAACGAGAAGATAAAGGAGATCGCGGCTACCTACTCCGAGATCCAGAATTCCCTCTATACCGACCTTCAGGCGGAGTTTCGTGCGGATCTACCCCGCTGGAATGCCACTTTGGAAAGAGACAACACCATTCGGTTTAATGAACCCGAAGTTCTATTCCAAACCGGTCAAGCCGACATTCGCCCCCGATTCCAGACCATCCTGAAGGACTTCTTTCCGCGCTACCTCAAGATCATTTACAAGGGACAGTTCCGAGACGAGATCGACGAGATCCGAATCGAAGGACATACCAGCTCTGTTTGGAAGGACGCGACGTCGAAGCAGGATCGTTACCTAAAGAACGCGCAGCTGTCGCAGTCTCGCGCCCTACAGGTCTTGGATTTCTGCTTCGGCCTAGATCAATCGACGGACCAACGCGACTTGCTGATTCGGGACCTTCGCGCAAATGGATTGTCGTTCGCTCGTCCGATATTCAATCCACAAGGCAAGGAAGAGGAAGATCGGTCTCAGCGAGTTGAGTTTAGGGTCGTTACCAAGACGCGGGACCGGATCCTCAAGATCCTTGAGGCTGGCGACGAGCAGCCTGAGAAATGA
- a CDS encoding DEAD/DEAH box helicase, with the protein MSSAFERLHPGIQRALWDMRWKELRTLQVEAINAFFTSDAPLILSASTASGKTEAAFLPVLSAIAGVPEGSVRAMYVGPLKALINDQFIRLEDLCRHADIPVHRWHGDVTGTAKKQFRESPGGVLLITPESLESAFINYGNQIPRIFGGLEHVVIDELHSFVADVRGVHLKSLLARLSLVIGKTPRLLGLSATLADFDSAKRFLDRGEPERVKVIADEEATRSIRIGVRAFPRPSSSEPMEDNDSKPSPRLATTALEAHRDLMAITEGVAQWQQSGTDVDEMTALRNLALDLASVFRSKANLIFTNSRGLAEMLADELNQIAGEQHWPRNPFLLHHGSLSKDVREDVEQRLKSKEPLSVFCTSTLEMGIDIGSVHSVGQLSPPWSVASLVQRLGRSGRREGESSILRLYALDSPPGPDSKIEDLLCPQLLRSIALVELMLERWLEPFDNDPFHFSTFIHQILSLLRQTGGTSAERIHETLVTKGAFPTISVRQLGSVLRSLSAEQLIEQIPTGELILAPAGEAVTHGKDFYAAFAGSADYLIRYNQDALGKLPIESVPPEGEHLLLNGRRWKVELIDARSMTVEVSPAKGRKKPVFLGSGGSIHARIVGKMRDVLSGDQYPPYLHQDAAKLLEAARNYATKAGIFSKPWLNIGGNCLAFPWTGTNGMKALKLCAEQDGIEFEAGALSILYHADSDALEVHLTRVAERMFDSISLAAVLKTRHCDKFDEFVPADLLDASNALRTISIDDAAEAATAILRR; encoded by the coding sequence ATGAGCAGCGCGTTCGAACGTTTGCATCCCGGAATCCAGCGGGCGCTCTGGGACATGCGCTGGAAAGAGCTTCGGACGCTTCAGGTTGAGGCGATCAACGCCTTCTTCACTTCTGATGCACCACTGATCCTCTCCGCATCCACGGCTTCGGGCAAGACGGAGGCGGCATTCCTTCCGGTCCTTTCCGCGATTGCGGGGGTGCCGGAAGGTTCCGTTCGTGCCATGTATGTCGGCCCCCTGAAGGCCTTGATCAACGATCAGTTCATTCGGTTGGAGGATTTGTGCCGCCATGCGGACATTCCCGTTCATCGCTGGCACGGCGATGTGACTGGCACGGCCAAGAAGCAGTTCCGGGAGTCCCCGGGCGGAGTGCTACTCATCACACCCGAGTCCCTTGAATCAGCCTTCATCAATTACGGCAACCAGATCCCCCGGATCTTCGGAGGACTGGAACACGTGGTGATCGACGAACTTCACTCGTTCGTTGCGGACGTGCGTGGCGTTCACCTTAAGAGCCTCCTTGCACGCTTGTCCCTGGTGATCGGGAAGACTCCACGGCTCCTAGGGCTTTCGGCGACCCTCGCCGACTTCGATTCTGCCAAACGCTTCCTCGATCGCGGTGAGCCGGAGCGGGTAAAGGTGATTGCCGATGAGGAAGCTACCAGGTCGATCCGAATCGGCGTGCGTGCATTCCCTCGCCCGAGTTCGTCCGAACCAATGGAGGACAACGACTCCAAGCCCTCGCCTCGTCTGGCGACAACAGCTTTGGAAGCGCACCGGGATCTGATGGCGATCACCGAAGGAGTTGCCCAATGGCAGCAGTCCGGAACGGACGTCGATGAAATGACGGCACTCCGGAACCTCGCCCTCGATTTGGCATCGGTCTTTCGAAGCAAGGCCAACTTGATCTTCACCAACAGCCGGGGGCTCGCCGAAATGTTGGCGGACGAACTGAACCAGATCGCAGGCGAGCAGCATTGGCCAAGAAACCCATTCCTTCTTCACCACGGATCGCTATCGAAGGACGTCCGCGAGGATGTTGAACAACGCTTGAAGAGCAAGGAGCCGCTCTCGGTGTTCTGCACGAGCACCTTGGAAATGGGTATTGATATCGGCAGCGTTCATTCCGTCGGCCAGCTCTCACCGCCTTGGAGCGTGGCGTCCTTGGTCCAACGTCTGGGGCGTTCCGGACGGCGCGAGGGCGAATCCTCGATTCTCCGCCTCTACGCCCTGGACTCACCTCCAGGGCCGGATTCCAAGATCGAGGATCTGCTTTGCCCCCAGTTGCTTCGCTCGATTGCCTTGGTCGAGCTGATGCTGGAGCGATGGCTGGAGCCCTTCGACAACGATCCGTTCCACTTCAGCACGTTCATTCACCAGATCCTGAGTCTGCTCCGCCAAACCGGAGGAACTTCGGCTGAACGGATACATGAGACGCTCGTCACCAAAGGCGCATTCCCGACGATCAGCGTGCGCCAGCTCGGATCGGTTCTCCGTAGCTTGTCAGCCGAACAACTGATCGAGCAGATCCCAACTGGCGAGTTGATCCTCGCTCCGGCCGGTGAGGCTGTAACGCATGGGAAGGATTTCTATGCGGCTTTCGCTGGGAGCGCCGACTACCTGATCCGCTATAATCAGGACGCGTTGGGCAAGCTGCCCATTGAATCGGTTCCGCCCGAGGGTGAACATCTTCTTCTAAACGGGCGAAGGTGGAAGGTGGAGCTGATCGACGCCCGTTCGATGACCGTGGAGGTCTCTCCTGCAAAGGGCCGAAAGAAGCCGGTGTTCCTCGGTAGCGGTGGGTCCATCCACGCGAGGATCGTCGGGAAGATGCGGGACGTGTTGTCCGGGGACCAGTACCCACCTTACCTGCACCAGGACGCTGCGAAGCTTCTGGAGGCTGCCCGGAACTACGCCACGAAAGCAGGCATCTTCAGCAAGCCATGGCTCAACATCGGAGGCAACTGCCTGGCCTTTCCCTGGACCGGAACGAATGGAATGAAAGCGCTCAAACTTTGCGCCGAGCAAGACGGGATCGAGTTCGAGGCCGGTGCCCTCAGCATCCTCTACCACGCCGATAGTGATGCGCTGGAAGTACATCTCACCCGAGTGGCGGAACGGATGTTTGATTCGATCTCGCTCGCGGCTGTGCTGAAGACCCGACACTGCGACAAGTTTGATGAGTTCGTTCCTGCTGACTTGCTGGACGCATCGAACGCCCTCCGGACGATTTCGATTGATGACGCAGCCGAAGCCGCAACCGCTATCCTAAGGCGCTGA
- a CDS encoding HNH endonuclease — protein sequence MSAASEVQFLRNIQRLLDEGDFVATYKFALLQALADVSVEGAPDSGGELVVPLDRIAEKFIGYYWPQVVPFRPFNGSDGILQQNTGQQASILRELVQLRLAFGGKLQLARQNGRLWQQTVRKVSSVVREMPLWKLQVVAGKPEEFLYRQADFKDGAIILLPGVASHFRSFHGLVLRLVRGRWLERERTVKSNQPIIGAEADLEGFLFGTGRKALDGFREVLREVDGLNCFYCDRRMNGVPEVDRFISRSRYPIDLGHNFVLAHPQCNNQKRDFLADLRHLQRWGHRNRHAGMALADKARQAKRHQSYAI from the coding sequence ATGAGCGCCGCGTCAGAGGTCCAGTTCCTCCGGAACATCCAGAGGCTGCTCGACGAGGGCGACTTCGTGGCGACCTACAAGTTCGCGTTGCTCCAGGCCTTGGCGGATGTCTCGGTTGAAGGAGCGCCAGATAGTGGAGGAGAACTGGTGGTCCCGCTGGACCGGATCGCCGAGAAGTTCATCGGGTATTACTGGCCGCAGGTGGTACCATTCCGACCATTCAACGGTTCTGACGGGATTCTCCAACAGAACACCGGTCAGCAGGCCTCGATTCTCCGTGAACTCGTCCAGCTCCGGTTGGCATTTGGAGGGAAGCTGCAACTGGCTCGCCAGAACGGGCGGCTGTGGCAGCAGACCGTACGGAAGGTCTCGTCCGTCGTGCGCGAAATGCCGCTCTGGAAGCTCCAGGTCGTTGCCGGCAAGCCCGAGGAATTCCTGTATCGGCAAGCCGACTTCAAGGATGGCGCGATAATCCTTCTTCCCGGGGTGGCCTCGCACTTCCGGAGCTTTCACGGGCTGGTCCTGAGGCTCGTCCGCGGCCGGTGGCTGGAGCGAGAGCGGACCGTGAAATCTAACCAGCCGATCATCGGCGCGGAAGCGGACCTGGAAGGCTTCCTGTTCGGCACCGGCCGCAAAGCCCTGGATGGATTCCGAGAAGTTCTGCGGGAGGTCGATGGGCTGAATTGCTTCTACTGTGACCGCCGCATGAACGGCGTGCCCGAGGTGGATCGCTTCATTTCCAGGTCACGGTATCCGATCGATCTCGGGCACAATTTCGTGCTCGCGCACCCCCAGTGCAACAACCAGAAGCGCGACTTCCTTGCGGACCTCCGGCACCTCCAGCGGTGGGGCCACCGTAACCGCCACGCGGGTATGGCTCTCGCAGATAAAGCACGCCAAGCCAAACGGCATCAATCCTACGCGATCTAG
- a CDS encoding HIT family protein: protein MTDDPAPCPFCHPVADSVLLETSLVRGLWDGFPVSPGHALIVPRRHIARWSDATGAERQELTAAIAEVQRIVQGMHHPAGFNVGFNDGPAAGQTVGHLHIHVIPRYDGDVPDPRGGIRLVIPDKARYWEQE, encoded by the coding sequence ATGACGGACGATCCAGCCCCTTGCCCCTTCTGCCACCCCGTAGCGGACTCGGTCCTTCTGGAGACCTCCCTGGTCCGGGGACTCTGGGACGGCTTCCCGGTGTCGCCTGGCCACGCTCTGATCGTTCCGCGCCGACACATCGCGAGATGGAGCGATGCCACGGGAGCTGAACGCCAGGAACTTACCGCGGCGATTGCGGAGGTACAGCGGATCGTTCAGGGAATGCACCACCCGGCAGGCTTCAACGTCGGGTTCAACGACGGCCCAGCTGCCGGCCAGACCGTTGGCCATCTCCATATCCACGTAATTCCTCGCTACGATGGCGACGTGCCAGATCCGCGGGGAGGCATTCGGTTGGTGATCCCGGACAAGGCGCGATATTGGGAGCAAGAATGA
- a CDS encoding ATP-dependent nuclease: protein MPAKKAAKKAAKKAAAQPEVIETRENRARLHKLVIRNFRCIGSRPVEIELDDIVILVGANNAGKSSILRAYEVIMSAGKAELAIDDFPGRRIDEANLPEIELHTYVTVNAPGEEWVDETGLVKERWVWEQPGKGERVGFLHAQNRWANNNDPERGPWGVVASSRRPQVHSVGAFASPKDSASEIIALLEQIVKDRLAAEQAVARDDQQPNAYQKLLASIGELQRRVATETRDSIAAVEAEFSEQIAKVFPGYVVEFDAQPETALEKALTFFKAGSQLLIGPSDGHKSGIERQGGGACRTLLWTALRLLKDRKSRTGSPQVLLLDEPEICLHPNAVRGARDLLYDLPARTGNWQVMVTTHSPCFIDFEKPHTKIARVFRGEDGQVYGTTIFRPQADQFTPDEKEALKLSNLCDPYLAEFFFGGRTILVEGDTEHAAFNYVMSAFPEEFRNLHVVRARGKAAISGLAKILNQFGKPYAVLHDSDRPTCKRRDGTTMANGAWTYNQTIRDTISAAPDGVAVRLFASVPNFEEAYLDYVSKGEKPFSAVARLRTDQVSLRRVKDLLAALSSDAAAPTGALEWTDLDQLAAALPAEPG from the coding sequence ATGCCCGCCAAAAAAGCAGCGAAGAAGGCAGCCAAGAAAGCCGCAGCCCAACCCGAGGTGATAGAGACCCGGGAAAACCGTGCCCGGCTACACAAGCTAGTCATCAGGAACTTCCGTTGTATCGGAAGTAGGCCTGTTGAGATCGAACTTGACGACATCGTGATTCTCGTTGGTGCGAACAATGCGGGAAAGTCCTCCATTCTCAGGGCCTATGAGGTGATCATGTCGGCCGGCAAGGCGGAGCTTGCCATAGACGATTTCCCAGGACGCCGGATTGACGAAGCCAATCTTCCGGAGATCGAGCTCCACACATACGTTACGGTCAATGCACCCGGAGAAGAATGGGTCGACGAAACAGGTCTAGTGAAGGAGCGTTGGGTTTGGGAGCAGCCGGGGAAAGGCGAGAGGGTCGGATTCCTTCACGCACAGAATCGTTGGGCTAACAACAATGATCCCGAGAGAGGACCGTGGGGGGTCGTGGCAAGCTCCCGCCGTCCTCAGGTGCATAGTGTGGGGGCTTTCGCATCCCCGAAAGATAGCGCGTCCGAGATCATCGCATTGCTTGAACAGATCGTTAAGGATCGGCTAGCAGCGGAACAGGCTGTTGCCCGTGATGACCAACAGCCTAATGCCTACCAGAAGCTCCTCGCTTCAATAGGTGAATTGCAACGGCGCGTTGCCACGGAAACGAGGGACAGTATTGCCGCCGTCGAGGCGGAGTTTTCGGAGCAGATCGCGAAAGTGTTCCCTGGATACGTCGTGGAGTTCGATGCTCAGCCCGAGACCGCTCTGGAGAAAGCACTCACGTTCTTCAAAGCGGGCTCCCAGCTTCTTATCGGGCCCTCTGATGGCCACAAATCCGGGATCGAGCGACAAGGAGGCGGGGCTTGCCGCACGCTTCTGTGGACGGCGCTTAGACTGCTAAAGGACCGGAAATCGAGGACCGGATCCCCCCAAGTGCTCCTACTCGATGAGCCGGAGATTTGTCTCCACCCGAACGCGGTTCGGGGCGCACGCGACCTTCTCTACGACCTTCCAGCGCGGACGGGAAACTGGCAGGTGATGGTGACTACCCATTCACCGTGCTTCATTGATTTTGAGAAGCCCCACACCAAGATTGCCCGCGTGTTTCGCGGAGAAGACGGGCAAGTTTACGGAACCACGATTTTCCGACCGCAAGCGGACCAGTTCACACCGGATGAGAAGGAGGCATTAAAGCTCTCAAATCTGTGCGATCCTTACTTGGCCGAGTTCTTTTTTGGAGGCCGGACAATCTTGGTAGAGGGCGATACTGAACACGCCGCATTCAACTACGTCATGTCGGCTTTCCCCGAGGAGTTCCGGAACTTGCATGTTGTCCGAGCGAGAGGAAAGGCTGCCATCTCGGGCCTCGCAAAAATCCTCAACCAGTTTGGTAAACCATACGCCGTCTTACACGACAGCGATCGCCCTACCTGCAAGCGGAGGGACGGCACAACAATGGCCAATGGGGCGTGGACCTACAACCAGACGATTCGTGACACTATAAGTGCCGCGCCCGACGGTGTTGCAGTCCGTCTATTCGCATCGGTGCCCAACTTTGAGGAGGCATACCTGGATTATGTCTCCAAGGGAGAAAAGCCCTTCAGCGCGGTAGCCCGGCTGAGAACGGACCAAGTATCTCTCCGTCGGGTGAAGGATTTGTTGGCAGCTCTGTCAAGCGACGCAGCAGCCCCTACCGGCGCGCTAGAGTGGACCGACCTTGATCAGCTGGCGGCAGCCCTTCCGGCCGAGCCGGGCTAG
- a CDS encoding protein NO VEIN domain-containing protein produces the protein MPSPIYVSLAGSDKANGDFSLLKELAASGESARWSSLKDVQPGERVLIYCQRPHSAIVATAETAAASKVGKRWPYETAIRSVAMLERPITRAEIAKRFPEWKWAKTTRGGTRPPVKVAEWLWNRAGTNDAETDCEVVFKAGAGFGDPVNNRKVEVAAVKFATAQLEAEGYKITSRESEKVGYDLEAKKRGSVLHVEVKGVSGSLVQFPITANEVRCGGSNPTFRLFVVTGATTKSPTLHRFTWPEFVAGFARTPLSFMAKQTTKG, from the coding sequence ATGCCTTCCCCAATCTACGTCTCACTTGCAGGCTCGGACAAAGCCAACGGCGACTTCTCACTCCTGAAGGAGCTGGCCGCTTCCGGTGAGAGCGCCCGTTGGTCATCGCTCAAGGACGTGCAGCCGGGCGAAAGGGTTCTGATTTACTGCCAACGCCCACACAGCGCGATAGTTGCGACTGCTGAGACAGCCGCTGCCTCCAAGGTCGGAAAGCGATGGCCTTATGAGACCGCGATCCGCAGTGTGGCGATGCTTGAGAGGCCGATCACGCGGGCCGAGATCGCGAAGCGTTTTCCGGAGTGGAAGTGGGCCAAGACGACGCGTGGCGGAACGCGGCCTCCGGTGAAGGTTGCCGAATGGCTTTGGAACCGGGCGGGGACCAACGATGCGGAGACTGACTGCGAAGTGGTCTTCAAGGCCGGCGCGGGCTTCGGCGACCCCGTGAACAACCGGAAGGTTGAAGTCGCTGCCGTAAAGTTCGCCACTGCCCAACTCGAAGCGGAGGGCTACAAGATTACGTCTCGTGAGAGCGAGAAGGTCGGCTACGATCTTGAGGCGAAGAAACGGGGATCGGTCCTCCATGTTGAAGTGAAGGGTGTGTCGGGCAGCCTCGTGCAGTTCCCGATCACCGCTAACGAAGTTCGGTGTGGGGGATCCAACCCGACGTTTCGGTTGTTCGTTGTGACCGGTGCCACCACAAAGTCGCCGACTCTCCATCGCTTCACTTGGCCGGAGTTTGTCGCAGGGTTTGCGCGGACCCCACTCTCCTTCATGGCGAAGCAGACTACAAAGGGATGA
- a CDS encoding PIN domain-containing protein, which produces MVRKNYIFIDRENVREEEFDRIGGKPAYLTILFGPNQKSVPLPVVRLIRDHAERIEIIETPVQGKNALDFILAYEIGRRAEQDPSGYFHIIAKDGGYDALLLHLKSRKIHASRRASLAEIPLFMNRSERASYVVSHFRSVNSARPGKRKALENALQALFARTLDDEELQYLVDRLVHAKVLTIGEKDQVTYSTAR; this is translated from the coding sequence GTGGTCCGGAAGAACTACATTTTTATAGACCGGGAGAACGTCCGCGAAGAGGAGTTTGATCGCATCGGAGGAAAGCCCGCCTACCTCACCATCCTATTCGGCCCGAATCAGAAGTCGGTTCCGTTACCAGTGGTCCGGCTCATTCGGGATCACGCCGAGCGGATCGAGATTATCGAAACTCCCGTCCAGGGGAAGAACGCCCTGGACTTCATCCTCGCCTACGAAATCGGCCGCCGAGCCGAACAGGATCCGAGCGGCTACTTCCACATCATTGCCAAGGATGGAGGCTATGACGCCCTTCTACTCCACCTAAAGAGCCGGAAGATCCATGCTTCTAGGAGAGCGTCCCTTGCTGAGATTCCGCTATTCATGAACCGAAGCGAGCGGGCTTCTTACGTTGTATCTCACTTCCGTTCCGTCAATTCGGCTAGACCCGGGAAGCGCAAAGCCCTGGAGAACGCTCTTCAGGCTCTCTTCGCGCGGACTCTCGACGACGAAGAACTTCAATACCTCGTCGACCGGCTAGTTCACGCCAAGGTCCTTACGATCGGGGAGAAAGACCAGGTCACCTACAGCACCGCCAGATGA
- a CDS encoding HNH endonuclease signature motif containing protein translates to MSSSLTDFAKLRLVVEQLGVDWDEQTRDRLSVLWDGEIISSRAELIVTPGGLLDILPDGNVIRVVVHAPQGPYQGRGIAEALLMEDPVSGWHKIHVLWCKTVDQWQKRLRKTNRNDGKFTYPLFWRDGREFRPELRDGGRPLHLCRVCAKMLSAIGVVAEPSRFDVREFLASHTVGGLFRGVSTTSDFDLVPNVYSAAWPQISASFKSLRGWTCERCYRNLSDHKHLLHAHHRDHHKANNSIFNLQALCIRCHYLMHPENAAFGASADLAQFEALFPGWS, encoded by the coding sequence ATGAGCAGCTCGCTGACAGACTTTGCGAAGCTGCGTCTCGTCGTGGAGCAGCTTGGTGTCGACTGGGACGAACAGACCCGAGATCGGCTCTCGGTATTGTGGGACGGTGAAATTATCAGCAGCCGAGCGGAACTGATTGTCACGCCAGGCGGTCTTCTCGACATCCTGCCCGACGGCAATGTCATCAGGGTAGTGGTCCATGCTCCACAAGGGCCCTATCAAGGCAGGGGCATTGCCGAAGCGCTCCTGATGGAAGACCCTGTCAGCGGATGGCACAAGATCCATGTGCTGTGGTGCAAGACCGTTGATCAATGGCAGAAGAGGCTTCGAAAGACTAACCGCAACGACGGCAAGTTTACCTATCCTCTTTTTTGGCGTGACGGCCGGGAGTTTCGTCCTGAGCTGCGCGACGGAGGCAGGCCCCTGCACCTCTGCCGAGTCTGCGCCAAAATGCTTTCAGCGATTGGAGTGGTCGCCGAACCGAGCCGCTTTGATGTTCGCGAGTTCCTTGCCTCGCACACTGTTGGCGGGCTCTTCCGTGGCGTCTCGACAACCTCGGATTTTGACCTGGTTCCGAATGTCTACAGCGCCGCCTGGCCCCAGATCAGTGCCAGCTTCAAGTCGCTCAGGGGGTGGACCTGCGAACGTTGCTACCGGAACCTATCAGATCACAAGCATTTGCTTCACGCGCATCACCGGGACCATCACAAGGCAAATAACAGTATCTTCAACCTCCAAGCCCTTTGCATCCGCTGCCACTACCTGATGCATCCGGAGAACGCAGCTTTTGGGGCTTCGGCCGATCTGGCCCAGTTCGAAGCGTTGTTTCCAGGATGGTCTTGA